Proteins from one Desulfonema limicola genomic window:
- the rlmD gene encoding 23S rRNA (uracil(1939)-C(5))-methyltransferase RlmD — MKIKRSQEIELEITGMAFGGQGIAKVDGYTFFVDQAVPSDYISARITRKKKNFAQARIINLLKPSPLRIEPPCVYAGFCGGCKWQFLKYEDQLIYKQQHVLESLEHIGLIHGVKVHPAAGSEDIFGYRNKMEFSCSDKRWLLPDEMGSNDIDTGFALGLHVPGTFHKVLDISKCMLQPDQGNEILNSVRTYMINSGMPVYGLKTHEGFWRFLMLRHSKAFNQWMVNIITSSEDRKIIQPLADLLIEKYPNIVSIVNNITARKAGIAVGEYEILLAGTPILKDKIGSYEFEISANSFFQTNTKGAEKLYDIVEKYADLSGNEKVLDLYCGTGTIAICLSGKAKEITGIELAESSIADAQKNCQINKIDNCHFIQGDIKDCLGNINIVPDIVIIDPPRVGMHKDVVNQVLKISPEKIIYVSCNPATLARDLALIKDHYNIMEVQPVDMFPHTYHIESVARLEKK, encoded by the coding sequence ATGAAAATTAAAAGAAGCCAGGAAATAGAGCTTGAAATTACAGGCATGGCTTTTGGAGGTCAAGGCATTGCAAAGGTTGACGGATATACATTTTTTGTAGATCAGGCAGTGCCTTCAGATTATATTTCAGCCCGTATTACCAGGAAAAAGAAAAATTTTGCACAGGCGCGTATTATAAACCTGCTCAAACCCTCACCTTTAAGAATAGAGCCTCCATGTGTTTATGCTGGTTTTTGCGGAGGCTGTAAATGGCAGTTTTTAAAATATGAAGACCAGCTTATATATAAACAGCAGCATGTTTTAGAATCACTTGAACATATTGGATTAATACATGGTGTTAAGGTTCATCCAGCCGCAGGCTCTGAAGATATTTTTGGTTATAGAAATAAAATGGAATTTTCCTGCTCAGATAAAAGATGGCTTCTTCCTGATGAAATGGGTAGTAATGATATTGATACAGGTTTTGCACTTGGTCTTCATGTGCCTGGAACATTTCATAAGGTGCTTGATATTTCCAAATGTATGCTCCAGCCTGATCAGGGAAATGAGATTTTAAACAGTGTAAGAACATATATGATAAATTCAGGAATGCCGGTTTACGGCCTTAAAACCCATGAAGGTTTCTGGCGGTTTCTTATGCTCAGGCATTCAAAAGCCTTTAATCAGTGGATGGTTAATATAATTACATCATCTGAAGATAGAAAAATCATACAGCCCCTTGCTGATTTACTGATAGAAAAATATCCCAATATTGTTTCAATTGTAAATAATATAACAGCACGCAAAGCCGGTATTGCAGTGGGTGAATATGAAATTCTCCTGGCAGGCACTCCGATTCTTAAAGATAAGATAGGCTCTTATGAATTTGAGATCTCTGCAAATTCATTTTTTCAAACCAATACAAAAGGGGCAGAAAAGCTTTATGATATTGTTGAAAAATACGCTGATCTTTCAGGAAATGAAAAAGTGCTTGATCTTTACTGCGGAACAGGAACCATTGCAATCTGCCTGTCTGGTAAAGCTAAAGAAATAACAGGGATTGAACTTGCAGAAAGTTCAATAGCAGATGCTCAAAAAAACTGCCAGATTAATAAAATTGATAATTGCCATTTTATTCAAGGGGATATAAAAGACTGCCTTGGAAATATCAATATAGTTCCTGATATTGTTATTATTGATCCTCCCCGGGTGGGAATGCACAAGGATGTGGTAAACCAGGTCTTAAAAATAAGCCCTGAAAAGATAATTTACGTATCATGCAATCCTGCAACCTTAGCCAGGGATCTGGCTTTGATAAAAGATCATTATAATATTATGGAGGTTCAGCCTGTTGATATGTTTCCCCATACCTATCATATTGAGTCTGTTGCAAGGCTTGAAAAAAAATAA
- a CDS encoding alpha/beta hydrolase, whose translation MAPPEIESIQEEVSFSSDDFLLKGTLHLPKNIEEPPVVVGSHGLFSSSHSPKQVELARACNAQGIAFFRFDHRGCGESEGKFKEVTSLNSRCADLKNAVNFIRERKELGSKTGLFGSSMGGAVCLFYAKQAGGVDAVIINAAPLRGEPIIKALQEEGDEKKAFSSLNLQFNISEKIAGINRILIFHGDSDKIISPSEAHRIYQKAVMPKRLIMLKNGDHEMSLKENQEKFIRESVLWYKSMFKEENIWMRQ comes from the coding sequence ATGGCTCCCCCAGAGATTGAATCAATTCAAGAAGAAGTATCGTTTTCAAGTGATGATTTTTTGTTAAAAGGCACTCTTCATTTACCCAAAAATATTGAAGAACCTCCTGTTGTTGTTGGTTCTCATGGTCTTTTCAGCAGCAGCCATTCACCAAAACAAGTTGAGCTTGCCCGGGCATGTAATGCTCAGGGAATTGCATTTTTTAGATTTGACCATAGAGGATGCGGTGAAAGTGAGGGAAAATTTAAAGAAGTAACTTCTTTAAACTCTCGTTGCGCAGATTTGAAAAATGCTGTTAATTTTATCAGGGAAAGAAAAGAGCTTGGCAGCAAAACAGGTCTTTTTGGAAGCAGCATGGGAGGTGCTGTCTGTCTTTTTTATGCAAAACAGGCAGGAGGAGTTGACGCTGTTATTATTAATGCAGCCCCGCTTCGAGGCGAGCCTATTATAAAAGCTCTCCAAGAAGAAGGAGATGAAAAAAAGGCTTTTAGTTCCCTGAATCTCCAGTTTAATATTTCTGAAAAAATTGCAGGAATAAACCGTATTTTGATATTTCATGGTGATTCAGATAAAATTATTTCACCTTCTGAAGCACATAGAATTTACCAGAAGGCTGTTATGCCTAAAAGACTTATTATGCTGAAAAACGGCGATCATGAAATGAGTCTTAAGGAAAACCAGGAAAAGTTTATCAGGGAATCTGTTCTCTGGTATAAATCAATGTTTAAAGAAGAAAATATATGGATGAGGCAATAA